From the genome of Eucalyptus grandis isolate ANBG69807.140 chromosome 2, ASM1654582v1, whole genome shotgun sequence, one region includes:
- the LOC104418023 gene encoding LOW QUALITY PROTEIN: cysteine-rich receptor-like protein kinase 42 (The sequence of the model RefSeq protein was modified relative to this genomic sequence to represent the inferred CDS: inserted 3 bases in 2 codons; deleted 1 base in 1 codon) translates to MRPSILNLTCVFLVLFSSSFLPSLGDPRISEAGILCLKSNVTSVSNFLDVMQKVLAKVAEDRWANDSITSPLPEIYALAQCHGDLSRDDCILCFAHSRTLLSRCTILDTKGRLYLDGCFIRSDYYNFFNETVDPQHDLVKCANQSSVSADQQARQQFVDKVDRVLTNVSAVAPGNKGFAVFGEARRGGVAGVYALAQCWNXLDEKGCRECLANAMIRARNCTPGDEGRAMNAGCFMRYSTQRFYTVPTDGDSLKLGIIIAIALSVAAATSLLIVSAYVGYRKLSKKREVQKKLFGVPAIVRKSNLNFNYESLEKATDFFDESRKLGQGGSGSVYEGILPDGRVVAVKRLVFNTCQWVDDFFNEVNLISGIQHKNLVRLLGCSIEGPESLLVYEYVPNRSLDQILFVKNATHVLSWQERVNIISGTAEGLAFLHGPCGVKIIHRDIKSSNVLLDEDLTAKIADFGLARCLDPENSHLSTGIAGTLGYMAPEYLVKGQLTEKADVYAFXMLVLEILSGRKNSIFGQASGSVLQSVWKRYKSNRLAECIDPALKGKFPISEALNVIQIALLCTQASPDLRPSMSEVVEMLNDQECIVPMPMQPPFLNNNPIPDDSSRSSNTNTGITNQLTNSEISSGSTISLQ, encoded by the exons ATGCGGCCTTCGATCCTCAACCTCACTTGCGTTTTCCTGGTTCTCTTCAGCTCCTCGTTTTTGCCCTCGCTCGGCGATCCTCGAATCTCGGAGGCAGGCATTCTATGCCTCAAATCCAACGTCACGTCCGTCTCGAACTTCCTCGACGTCATGCAGAAAGTTTTGGCGAAAGTCGCTGAAGATCGCTGGGCTAATGATTCCATAACCTCTCCTTTGCCAGAAATCTACGCCCTGGCTCAGTGCCACGGCGACCTGAGCCGCGACGATTGCATCCTCTGTTTCGCGCACAGCAGGACTTTACTT TCTCGATGCACCATCTTGGATACTAAGGGGCGGTTGTATCTCGACGGTTGCTTCATAAGGTCCGATTACTATAATTTCTTTAACGAGACCGTCGATCCGCAGCACGACCTGGTCAAGTGCGCCAATCAGTCCAGCGTCTCGGCCGACCAGCAGGCGAGGCAGCAGTTTGTCGATAAGGTCGATCGGGTGCTGACGAATGTGTCGGCAGTCGCGCCGGGGAACAAGGGGTTCGCCGTTTTTGGAGAGGCGAGGAGGGGAGGAGTCGCTGGCGTTTATGCGCTGGCGCAGTGCTGGAA ACTCGATGAGAAGGGGTGTAGAGAGTGCTTGGCGAATGCGATGATCAGGGCGAGGAACTGCACTCCTGGGGATGAAGGGAGGGCTATGAATGCTGGATGTTTCATGCGATATTCGACTCAGAGGTTTTATACTGTCCCTACAGATGGTG ACTCGTTGAAGCTTGGGATCATCATTGCTATTGCTTTATCCGTTGCTGCTGCAACTTCACTTCTTATCGTCAGTGCTTATGTTGGATACAGAAAATTAtccaagaaaagagaag TCCAGAAGAAACTCTTTGGCGTTCCGGCAATCGTAAGGAAGTCGAATCtgaattttaattacgaatCGCTTGAGAAGGCTACGGACTTCTTTGATGAGTCGAGGAAATTAGGCCAAGGAGGATCTGGTTCTGTATACGAGGGGATCCTCCCTGATGGAAGAGTTGTTGCAGTAAAAAGACTGGTGTTCAACACTTGTCAGTGGGTGGATGACTTCTTCAATGAGGTAAATTTGATCAGTGGAATCCAACACAAGAACCTGGTCCGCCTTCTGGGTTGCAGCATTGAAGGCCCGGAAAGCCTCCTAGTTTATGAATATGTTCCCAACAGAAGCCTTGATCAAATCCTCTTTG TCAAGAATGCGACCCATGTCCTGAGTTGGCAGGAGCGGGTTAATATCATCTCCGGAACAGCTGAGGGGCTGGCATTTCTCCATGGACCTTGTGGAGTGAAAATAATACACAGAGACATCAAAAGCAGCAATGTCCTTCTTGACGAAGATCTCACAGCAAAGATTGCTGACTTTGGACTTGCTCGATGTCTTGATCCAGAAAATTCTCATCTCAGCACTGGTATTGCAGGGACACT GGGTTATATGGCTCCAGAGTATCTTGTTAAGGGACAACTAACAGAGAAAGCAGATGTTTACGCTT GCATGCTGGTCCTAGAAATTCTAAGTGGTAGGAAGAACAGTATCTTTGGGCAGGCCTCAGGTTCAGTTCTGCAATCA GTTTGGAAGCGATATAAATCAAATAGACTTGCTGAATGCATCGATCCTGCGTTGAAAGGCAAGTTTCCCATCTCAGAGGCATTGAATGTGATTCAAATCGCGCTTCTTTGTACCCAAGCTTCCCCAGATTTACGACCATCCATGTCTGAAGTAGTTGAGATGCTCAACGATCAGGAGTGCATAGTTCCCATGCCAATGCAACCCCCATTTCTCAACAATAATCCAATTCCAGATGACTCCAGCAGAAGCTCGAACACGAATACTGGGATCACAAACCAACTGACAAATTCTGAAATTTCCTCCGGTTCCACCATAAGCCTCCAGTGA